From the genome of Miscanthus floridulus cultivar M001 chromosome 10, ASM1932011v1, whole genome shotgun sequence, one region includes:
- the LOC136486686 gene encoding uncharacterized protein produces the protein MSAGAPPSSLDPRSSRVVAPLAPVAMPSPPPAPPAAASDEKRPSPPLKMKLLFPYAVNCMFGGMGRTWGMALVGLHFLISVVRVVSFTTDPEEARFWIPIFRVWVYLGLAAIVLMTCVDIGYYLYGLYALKFDPPQRQPAAAAAAVQLPPPPPEIDMC, from the coding sequence ATGTCCGCAGGTGCTCCTCCCTCCTCGCTCGATCCCCGCTCCTCTCGAGTCGTTGCCCCTTTGGCCCCTGTTGCGATGCCGAGCCCACCTCCGGCCCCACCCGCGGCGGCTTCGGATGAGAAGCGTCCCTCGCCGCCGTTGAAGATGAAGCTGCTATTTCCGTACGCCGTGAACTGCATGTTCGGCGGCATGGGCCGCACCTGGGGCATGGCTCTCGTCGGGCTCCACTTTTTGATCAGTGTCGTCAGGGTCGTCTCCTTCACGACAGACCCAGAGGAGGCCCGCTTCTGGATACCGATCTTCCGCGTCTGGGTGTACCTCGGCTTGGCCGCGATCGTGCTCATGACGTGCGTGGACATCGGTTACTACTTGTATGGGTTGTACGCCTTGAAGTTCGATCCGCCACAGCGGCagccggcagcggcagcagcagcggtgCAGCTCCCGCCTCCACCTCCGGAGATCGACATGTGCTAG